DNA from Amycolatopsis sp. DSM 110486:
ACGCCACGTCGGTGGCGGCGCCGAAGAGTTCGATCGCCTCGTCGAGGTAGTGGGCCCAGACGCGCGGGTCGCGGACCAGCGCGCCGCGCAGCGTGAGGAGGTTGTGCAGGTTGTGCGTGGCGTTCTCGGCCAGGCACAGGGCTCGGTGGTCCGGGAAGTGGAAGTTCATCTCGGCCGGCGCCTCGGTACCGGGCGTGAGCTGGAAGACGACGCGGACGCCGTCGAGTACCTCTTCCTGCCCGGTCGCGGTGATGTCGACGGTGGGCGCGAGCAACCCGAGCCGGCCCGTCGACGTGGCGATGCCGAGCCCGCCGCTGACCTGGCCGGTGGTGCTCACGTCGAGGGTGATGCCGTACATGTACGTGGCCCGGCGGCTCATCGCCGTGCCCGCGTACACGTTCTCCGCCACGGCGTCCTCGAGGAAGCCCGCCGGGGCGAGGATCGGGACGTCACCCGCGCCGCCGGGCAACACGCCCAGCACGCCGCCGAAGTGGTCGGCGTGCGAGTGCGTGTAGATGACGGCGGTGACCGGCCGGTCACCGCGATGGGCGCGGTAGAGGGCGATCGCGGCCGCCGCGCATTCCTCCGAGATCAGCGGGTCGATCACGATCACGCCGCGCCCGCCTTCGACGATCGTCATGTTGGAGATGTCGAAGCCACGGACCTGGTAGATGCCGGTGGTCACCTCGTACAACCCGTTGGTGCGGCACAGCTGCGCCTGCCGCCACAGGCTGGGGTTCACCGTGTCCGGGCAGTCGCCGTCGAGGTAGGCGTACGGGCGCAGGTCGAACACCGCGCGGCCGTCGGCGCCGGTGATGGTGACGGGGTCGAGCGTCGCGACGAACCCGCGTGCGGCGTCCTCGAAGTCCTGCCGGTCACCGAAATCCACGGCTGGCCCCCTCGACCTCCGGCGTGTCCCGGGAGTCGAACACAGCGGGAATTCGAGGTGGTCACCTGCCGGAGATGAGATCGCGGGTCAGCGGCTCGGCTGGATGGGGATCGACGCGGGCGGCGGGTTGAGCGACGGCGAGCCGGACTGCGAACCGCTGGGTCCGCCCGGGCCGACGGGGATGTTCGGCGCGGTCGTGGGGGTGGTCGTGCCGCCGCCGCTGTCGCCGCCGCCGAAGAGGAAGATCGCGCCGACGATCAGGCCGGCGAGCACGACGATCCCGAGGCCGATCCACAGCCACTTCCGGCCACCGCCGCTGCGCGACTGCTGGAACGCACCGGCGCCACCGGCGGGCGACGGCGGACGCAGCCGCATCGGGTCGCCGGGCGGGCCGTAACCCGGGTGCATGCCGGGGTAACCCTGTTGCTGGTTGGGGTAGCCCGGTTGTTGGTTGGAGTAGCCGGGCTGCGGGCCGGGTTGTCCCGGGTGACCGTGTTGGCCCGGATATCCGTGCGGTACTTGATGTCCTTGCGGCGGCATGCCGGGGTAGCCGTAGCCGGGGGGCGGGCCTTGCGGCGGGGCGCCGGGGGGCTGGCCGGGGTTCTGCGGGGCGCCGGACCAGCCGCCGGGGCCGGCCCACGGGTTTCCGTCGCCGGGTCCGCCTTGGCCGGGTGCGCCCTGGCCACCGGGTCCGGTTTGGCCTGGTCCACTTGGGACGCCAGGTCCGCCGGGTCCCGACCATTGGGCGCCGTGCGCCGGGTCGTTCCCCTGACCGCCGAGCCCACCGGGACCCTGCGGCCCGCCTTGGCCGTATCCCGGCTGTTGTCCGAAGGGCGGCACGCCGGCTCCCTCCCCCTGAGGACCGTGAGCACCCTGACTGCCCTGGCCACCGGCCGCACCCGGACCACCGAGACCACCCAAGCCGGACAGTCCGTTCTGCATCTCGGCCCCACCCGAACCCGGCGGCCCCGGCGGCGTGTCCGACGTCGCGAGCGGTCCCAGCGCCACGCGGGCGGCGGCGATCATCGCCACGCAGTTCGGGTACCGGTCGGCGGGGTTCTTCGCCATGCCCTTGCGGATCACGTCGTCGACGGCGGCGGGCAGCGCGACCACGTGCGAGACCGAGGGCGGCTCGCCGTTGAGGTGGCCCTTGATCACCGTCGGCACGTCGCCCTTGAACGGCGGGGTGCCGGTGAGGCACGCGAAGAGCACGCACGTCAGCGCGTATTGGTCGGTGCGCCCGTCGAGGGGCTCGCCGCGCAGGTGCTCGGGCGCGGCGTAGGTCGGGGAGCCCAGGAAGTCGCCGCCGCGCGTGCGGTGGCCGGTGGCGCCGCGGCGGGTGAGGCCGAAGTCGGCGACGTAGACGTGCTCGCGGGAGGTTTCCTTGCTGGTGACGAGCACGTTGGCGGGTTTCACGTCGAGGTGGACGAGGCCGCGGTTGTGCAGGGTGTCCAGCGCGTCGGCGACCTGATCGAGCAGCGCCAGGGCGCGCGCTGGCGCGATCGGGCCCGAAGAGATCAGCCCGGCGAGGTCGCCGCCGTCGACCATGCGCATGGCGATGTAGAGCATGCCTTCGAGCTCGCCGAAGTCGTACAGGGGCACGACGTTGGCGTGGTCGATCGCGGACGTGTTGCGGGCTTCGTCCACGAACCGCTCGCGGAACTCGGCGTCGGTGCCCAGGTGGTCGCCGATGACCTTCAGCGCCACCTTCCGGCCGAGCCGCACGTCGGTGGCCTGGTAGGTCACGCTCATGCCGCCCTTGCCGAGCACCGAGTCGATGCGGTAGTTGCCCAGCCGGCGACCGGTGAGGTCCCCCGACACATCGCCTGTCACGCTGCGCAGCTTAACGCCCTGCATTCCGCAGCGATGGGCGGTTCGCCCAACCGGTCGGCTACCCCGGAATCAGGAGACCTTGCGGACGTCCGCCGCCTGACTGCGGCCGTCGAGGCCGGATTGGACCTCGAACTCGACCCGGTCCCCTTCGTCGAGCGTCCGGAATCCTTCGGCCTGGATCGCCGAATAGTGGACGAACACATCAGGCCCTTCGGCGGATTCGATGAACCCGTAGCCCTTTTCCGAGTTGAACCATTTGACGGTGCCGACAGCCACGGCGCCCTCCCTCAGGACAAGATCCGCTGTCCGTAGCGGCTGGAAGTGCAGTTCACGCTACCGGAATTACGCCCCTCGGCAATGGTTGATTCGCAGATTCGTCAGCCCCGGGAAACCCGCCTGTTTCGCGCTTGCACGAGAACGGTGCCCGGTCCGGCGAAATCGAGGACCAGACCTTCGCCGGTACGCAGCGACTGGGGGCCGCTCGGGTCCACGGCGCGCAGCCGGCACTGCAGCGTGTCCGGGTAGGCCAGCACGTAGTCCGGTCGCACGGTGACCAACTCACCGGCCGACAGCTCGAACGAGTCGACGGGTCCCGGCGCGGTGAGCACGAGCGGACCGGTGCCGCTGTAGTGTTCGAGGAACCCGGCGTCGGCGCCGAAGAGCTGCTGCAACGGCGCCCACGTCTGGTCGTGACGCACGGAAGACGGCCGCGCGAGCACGGCGTCGCGGTGCACCGACCAGCCGGTATTGCCTGTGAGCTCCAGCGGGTAGACGTCGCCTGGCCCGAGCGGGGCGAGGTCGACCCAGCCGCCCTCGGCGGGCGCGGTGAACACGGAGACGCCGGGCTTGCGCGCGCCGCCCCGCGCCGACGGCGGAGCGCCTTCGCGCACGCCGAAGCTGGTCGCCAGCATCGTGTCCGACGCCGACTGCACGGCCTCGCCGGGCGCGAGGTGCACTCGCGCGACGCCGAAGTTCGGCGTGTGCCTCGTGTGGACGCGCATGTCAGCGGGAGGGGACGTGCGAAAGGATCCAGCTGATCAGCGAGGACGGGTTGCGCGTCTGCATGAGGATCTGGCCGGGGCCGGCGAAGTCGAACACGAAGCCTTCACCACTCTTCATCGACTGGATCACACCCTGCGCGACCTTGCGGAGCTGGTACTGGACAGTGTCGGCGTAGGCCACCACGTGACCGGTGCCGACGGTGATCGCCTCGCCCGGCCGCAGCGTGATGACGTCGAGGAACGCGCGGCCGAGGCCCTTCATGATCCCGCCGTTGGCCTGCGACTGGACGGTCACGCCGTAGCTGGTCGCCATCATCGCGCCCGACTCGACCTGCACCGGTTCACCCGGCGTCAGCTCCAGCCGCGCAACCGCGAACGACGGCTGGTGGCGGACTCGTACCTGCATCAGAACTCCCCTGATCCCCGACTCTTGCCGCGGGAGAGTGTTGCACGCCCGCGCGCGAGGGGGAGGATGGTCCGCGTGATCTCCGTCGATGCCTACCGCGAGACCGTGACCGAGCTGCT
Protein-coding regions in this window:
- a CDS encoding MBL fold metallo-hydrolase, translating into MDFGDRQDFEDAARGFVATLDPVTITGADGRAVFDLRPYAYLDGDCPDTVNPSLWRQAQLCRTNGLYEVTTGIYQVRGFDISNMTIVEGGRGVIVIDPLISEECAAAAIALYRAHRGDRPVTAVIYTHSHADHFGGVLGVLPGGAGDVPILAPAGFLEDAVAENVYAGTAMSRRATYMYGITLDVSTTGQVSGGLGIATSTGRLGLLAPTVDITATGQEEVLDGVRVVFQLTPGTEAPAEMNFHFPDHRALCLAENATHNLHNLLTLRGALVRDPRVWAHYLDEAIELFGAATDVAFASHHWPTWTPPAW
- a CDS encoding AIM24 family protein; protein product: MQVRVRHQPSFAVARLELTPGEPVQVESGAMMATSYGVTVQSQANGGIMKGLGRAFLDVITLRPGEAITVGTGHVVAYADTVQYQLRKVAQGVIQSMKSGEGFVFDFAGPGQILMQTRNPSSLISWILSHVPSR
- a CDS encoding cold-shock protein translates to MAVGTVKWFNSEKGYGFIESAEGPDVFVHYSAIQAEGFRTLDEGDRVEFEVQSGLDGRSQAADVRKVS
- a CDS encoding protein kinase; translated protein: MTGDVSGDLTGRRLGNYRIDSVLGKGGMSVTYQATDVRLGRKVALKVIGDHLGTDAEFRERFVDEARNTSAIDHANVVPLYDFGELEGMLYIAMRMVDGGDLAGLISSGPIAPARALALLDQVADALDTLHNRGLVHLDVKPANVLVTSKETSREHVYVADFGLTRRGATGHRTRGGDFLGSPTYAAPEHLRGEPLDGRTDQYALTCVLFACLTGTPPFKGDVPTVIKGHLNGEPPSVSHVVALPAAVDDVIRKGMAKNPADRYPNCVAMIAAARVALGPLATSDTPPGPPGSGGAEMQNGLSGLGGLGGPGAAGGQGSQGAHGPQGEGAGVPPFGQQPGYGQGGPQGPGGLGGQGNDPAHGAQWSGPGGPGVPSGPGQTGPGGQGAPGQGGPGDGNPWAGPGGWSGAPQNPGQPPGAPPQGPPPGYGYPGMPPQGHQVPHGYPGQHGHPGQPGPQPGYSNQQPGYPNQQQGYPGMHPGYGPPGDPMRLRPPSPAGGAGAFQQSRSGGGRKWLWIGLGIVVLAGLIVGAIFLFGGGDSGGGTTTPTTAPNIPVGPGGPSGSQSGSPSLNPPPASIPIQPSR
- a CDS encoding AIM24 family protein, which translates into the protein MRVHTRHTPNFGVARVHLAPGEAVQSASDTMLATSFGVREGAPPSARGGARKPGVSVFTAPAEGGWVDLAPLGPGDVYPLELTGNTGWSVHRDAVLARPSSVRHDQTWAPLQQLFGADAGFLEHYSGTGPLVLTAPGPVDSFELSAGELVTVRPDYVLAYPDTLQCRLRAVDPSGPQSLRTGEGLVLDFAGPGTVLVQARNRRVSRG